The Chamaesiphon minutus PCC 6605 DNA window AATTCTACGTTTGGCTTTGCAGGTCAAAAATGCTCCGCCTGCTCTCGCGCCATCGTCCTCGCACCCGTCTACGACAACTTCCTCGATCGGTTAGTCGCCGCCACGCGCTCCCTCAAAGTCGGCGCAGCACACCACGCCGACACCAAACTTAGCGCAGTCATCGATGCCGCCGCCCAAGCCAATATCCAACGGTACATCGAGATCGGCAAAGAAAGTGCCAAACTCGCGTTATCGATGCCCGTCCCCGAAGGGGGCTATTACGTCAGTCCCACCATTTTTAGCGAAGTCGATCCCGACAGTACGATCGCCCAAGAAGAAATCTTTGGCCCCGTTCTAGCCGTAATTAAAGCCGAAAACTTCGACGAAGCCCTGGAGATCGCCAACGGCACCAACTTTGCTCTGACTGGTGGTTTATACTCGCGCACGCCCTCTCATATCGATCGCGCCTACCGCGAATTTGAAGTCGGCAACCTCTACATCAATCGCGGCATTACGGGCGCATTAGTCGATCGACATCCCTTCGGTGGGTTCAAACTCAGCGGCGTCGGTTCTAAAGCTGGCGGACGCGATTATTTATTACAATTCCTCGAACCGCGATCGATTACCGAAAACACCCAACGCCAAGGATTTGCACCAGGAGATATTTCAATGAATTGAATCAATTGTTTGTGGTAAGGTAAACTCAGAATTTGGGTATACCTTACCCGATCGAATAAATAGCTCGGTACAAATATTTATTAGCTAGAAATCGCCTGGAACTTATGTAGTGGATAGTGCCCACCCTACTCAACTGCATCAAGACAAGATAGCCTCCCCAGCTCCGGGTTCTACTAGCCCCAATAACTCCAGAACCGCAATCATCCCCAATCAGAATTGACCTAATTGCATGTCTGAAAATAATGAATTACCAATCGATCTAGAACAGATCGATCGAGACTTACGCGGTCGCGCGATCGACAAACAAAAATCAGCACTAGACAGACTAGCAAAAGTCTCTGCCGATATTGCCGTACCGATCCTCGCCGATATATTAACATCCAGTGACTTCATGCAAAGGCGGATCGCGGTCATGGGCTTAGGCAACCATCGAGTAGAAGCATCATTTCAACTCCTAGCTAACGTTATTACCAACGATCGCGATCCCAACGTCATGGGCGAAGCCGCCAACGCGATCGCCGATTTTGGCGATCGGGCAATTCCATTACTCGTAACTTTATTTCAGAACACCGATAGTTGGTTAGTCCGCCAAAGCATCATCCCCCTCCTCATGGACAGCAATAGTCATGCCGAACTCTTAACTATATCCGAAATCGCGATCGCCGATGAGACACAATCAGTTAAAGAAGTCGGCATATT harbors:
- a CDS encoding HEAT repeat domain-containing protein — its product is MSENNELPIDLEQIDRDLRGRAIDKQKSALDRLAKVSADIAVPILADILTSSDFMQRRIAVMGLGNHRVEASFQLLANVITNDRDPNVMGEAANAIADFGDRAIPLLVTLFQNTDSWLVRQSIIPLLMDSNSHAELLTISEIAIADETQSVKEVGILALGHLLTSPVSDRALSLLLELCKDPTWRNRWRATIALQSLQNPATKAAIAQLQQDENFRVVAAALEIANHWASQ